In the Enterococcus wangshanyuanii genome, one interval contains:
- a CDS encoding glucosaminidase domain-containing protein, translating into MGEPARKIGQETNLFASVMIAQAILESGSGGSQLSQEPYNNLFGIKGEFEGQSGDPTDVGRRPDQETTFY; encoded by the coding sequence TTGGGTGAACCCGCTCGTAAAATAGGACAAGAAACGAATTTATTTGCTTCAGTAATGATCGCCCAAGCCATTTTAGAATCAGGATCAGGTGGCAGCCAATTAAGCCAGGAACCGTATAATAATTTATTTGGGATCAAAGGAGAATTTGAAGGTCAGTCTGGTGACCCTACCGACGTTGGAAGACGACCGGATCAGGAAACTACATTCTACTAA
- a CDS encoding LPXTG cell wall anchor domain-containing protein, with protein MTLTGKDAKQDIRPVLKETPKTPATPSTPAKRGTLPSTGETIQATFALIGLMITAIVGFFFVSKKAENELV; from the coding sequence ATAACCCTGACGGGAAAAGATGCCAAACAAGATATTCGACCAGTTCTAAAAGAAACACCTAAAACACCAGCTACACCAAGTACACCGGCAAAAAGAGGAACACTACCTAGTACCGGTGAAACGATTCAAGCAACATTCGCCCTCATTGGTTTGATGATCACAGCGATTGTTGGTTTTTTCTTTGTTTCAAAGAAAGCAGAAAACGAATTAGTATAA
- a CDS encoding MSCRAMM family protein, whose amino-acid sequence MKDPLKEENVQATFFARQGKFKLKKTSEISNLPMSEVGFKVTMSTGEVLELESNENGETPESKDFDFGTTGEVTEVKTPAGYVKLASPIKFTIEAGTTIEVAIENKIQKGKFTFQKFEEVYNPQATWDAGKPMYDRNPAANREFDLVRVNDHTLPDGKTIVDKAGEVVDHIVTDKDGNGSSNVELFIGSQNKYKLVETNTPENYRDPSDIQTEFSIPYGNNTEKLVLFDQGEIDNELKTVNLTFNKKNALDLAGLNLTGAQFLVQGLTNDVKFMFTTESTSTLLKLLADKGTATYSFTEVKRPDGFDLVPGTTDTRIVTVTEGKDMTIDWENMPKAQKVGISTQAHTGDGSSQTFVWGEDATFYDDSNLTHENIPNGTKRKKEVKLHADYEDGTSAIVLEIRCG is encoded by the coding sequence ATGAAAGATCCGTTAAAAGAAGAAAACGTACAAGCGACATTTTTCGCTCGACAAGGAAAGTTCAAGTTGAAAAAGACTTCAGAAATCAGCAATCTTCCAATGAGTGAAGTTGGTTTCAAGGTAACCATGTCAACTGGTGAAGTATTAGAACTTGAATCAAATGAAAACGGGGAAACGCCTGAAAGTAAAGACTTTGATTTTGGCACAACGGGTGAAGTAACCGAAGTAAAAACACCTGCCGGTTATGTAAAATTAGCAAGTCCAATCAAATTTACGATTGAAGCAGGGACAACGATTGAAGTTGCGATTGAAAACAAGATCCAAAAAGGAAAATTTACTTTCCAAAAATTTGAAGAGGTGTATAATCCTCAAGCGACATGGGATGCAGGGAAACCAATGTATGACAGAAACCCAGCGGCCAATCGTGAGTTTGACCTTGTTCGAGTAAATGATCACACGTTACCTGATGGCAAGACCATTGTAGATAAGGCAGGCGAAGTAGTCGATCATATTGTGACAGATAAAGACGGGAACGGTAGTTCAAATGTGGAATTGTTTATCGGTAGCCAAAATAAATACAAATTAGTGGAAACAAATACTCCTGAAAATTACCGTGATCCTTCTGATATTCAAACAGAGTTCTCTATTCCTTATGGAAACAACACGGAGAAATTAGTCTTGTTTGACCAGGGCGAAATCGACAATGAATTAAAAACAGTGAATCTAACATTCAACAAAAAGAATGCCTTAGATTTAGCAGGATTGAACTTAACAGGTGCTCAATTCTTGGTTCAAGGCTTAACAAATGATGTGAAATTCATGTTTACAACAGAATCTACTTCTACTTTACTAAAATTATTGGCAGATAAAGGAACAGCTACTTATTCATTTACGGAAGTAAAACGTCCAGATGGATTTGACCTAGTACCAGGAACAACAGATACACGAATTGTGACTGTCACTGAAGGAAAAGACATGACCATTGATTGGGAAAACATGCCAAAAGCACAAAAAGTTGGTATTTCAACTCAAGCACATACTGGTGACGGCAGCTCTCAAACGTTTGTATGGGGTGAGGATGCAACATTCTACGATGACAGCAACCTTACACATGAAAACATTCCAAACGGTACTAAACGGAAAAAAGAAGTGAAACTTCATGCAGATTATGAAGATGGAACATCAGCGATTGTTTTGGAGATCCGGTGTGGTTGA